In a single window of the Acipenser ruthenus chromosome 20, fAciRut3.2 maternal haplotype, whole genome shotgun sequence genome:
- the LOC117425431 gene encoding caspase-9-like isoform X2: MMEHSVSMMPLFPFHPNTQSNTQSQSNPIPIPIPIPIPHNDGTQQKKMDKPDRGHISRKDRHDYPIPCSEGDELPSIPRIRRDSLQMYRMDARPCGQCLIINNVEFHPNSNLKNRTGSDIDCARLEKRFKSFHFIVEVKRNLTSQAIRQELYALSQKDHTAFDCCVVIILSHGTEVNHNRFPGAIHGVDGPIVPVQNITNYFNGQNCPTLQGKPKIFFIQACGGDQKDIGFEVSPDEFEPAAGGIDDHTDATPMSPREELGKDSDEPDARASLPTPSDILVSYSTFPGYVSWRDTQAGSWYVETLNNVLEEFAGYEDLLTLLTMVTDKVSQISAKGIFKQMPGSFNFLRKRLFFQVNY; this comes from the exons ATGATGGAACACAGCGTGAGTATGATGCCCTTGTTCCCTTTCCATCCCAATACCCAATCAAATACCCAATCCCAATCCAATCCCATCCCAATACCCATCCCAATACCCATCCCTCACAATGATGGAACACAGC AAAAGAAAATGGACAAACCAGACAGAGGACACATATCTAGAAAGGACAGGCATGATTACCCCATTCCAT GTTCTGAAGGAGATGAGCTGCCTTCTATACCCAGAATAAGGAGAGACAGTCTTCAG atgtACAGAATGGATGCAAGGCCTTGCGGTCAATGCCTGATTATTAATAACGTGGAATTTCATCCAAACAGTAACCTGAAGAACCGCACAGGATCTGACATTGATTGTGCCAGACTTGAGAAACGGTTCAAGTCATTTCACTTCATTGTTGAGGTGAAGAGAAACCTCACATCGCAG GCAATAAGACAAGAGCTGTATGCCTTGTCACAGAAAGACCACACCGCCTTCGACTGCTGTGTTGTAATAATCCTGTCCCATGGCACAGAG GTGAACCACAACAGGTTTCCTGGTGCTATCCATGGTGTTGATGGCCCAATAGTTCCAGTTCAGAATATTACCAATTATTTTAATGGACAAAACTGCCCAACACTACAAGGGAAACCCAAGATCTTTTTCATCCAAGCGTGTGGTGGAG ATCAGAAAGACATTGGGTTTGAGGTCTCTCCAGATGAGTTTGAGCCAGCGGCCGGTGGCATTGACGATCACACAGACGCCACGCCGATGTCACCCAGGGAGGAGCTTGGGAAAGACTCTGATGAGCCCGATGCCAGAGCAAGCCTGCCTACTCCCAGTGATATCTTAGTGTCATACTCCACTTTTCCAG GGTATGTGTCTTGGCGAGACACACAAGCAGGTTCTTGGTATGTGGAAACTCTAAACAATGTTTTGGAAGAATTTGCTGGATATGAAGACCTGCTTACTTTGCTGACAAtg